ATTGGGAAATAAGCTTTCTATCATCTCGCGTGATGGGAGCAAAGCCTGTTGTATTCGTTGAGCATAAGAAATACTATCATTTAAATCTTTAAGTATATGCTCTATTGTTGTTTTTTGGTGTTCAATTTCTTCTTTTTGTTTAACAACTTCTTGTGTTCTTAATTTAACAAGCTCTTCGAGTTTTTTGTTTTTTGCAATAAGTCGCTGTGAATTAAAATAAACGATAAGATATATAAAAAGTGCTGCCATTAAAAAATAAATCAAATATGCCCACCACGATCGATACCAAGGTGGTAGAATTTTTATGAACAAGGTTACTTCATCGCTTAAAACGTTTTGTGCATTTTTTGCACGAATAAAGAGGGTATATTCACCTTCATTAAGATTGTTTAAAGCAATTTGTGAATGGTTATTCCAAAGAGAAAATGATTCGTCGTTACTGCCTTTTAAACGCCATGAATATAGTAGGGTAGAGTTATTATCGATGTATAATGACGAAAGGTTTATTTTTATAGAATTTAAATTAAATGGCAATGTAAGTGTATTATTAACATTTAATGGAGACCAAAATCCTAAAACAGAATCGTTAGATATTTCTATTGAGCTAATAGTAAATTGTGGTTTTTGGAGGTTAAATTTATTTAACTTTAATTTATCAATTCTTGCTAAGCCATCATCGGCGCCAATCCAAATTTCGGAGTCGGTAGTCATTATATAATTTAATCGTCCTAAATCGATGGTTTTAAACCAACGATTATCGGCAATACTATCATTATTAACATGATATAAATAATTTTCAATTGCTATGTAAGAATCGTTTTGGCGAGCTTCCACTGCAGTAATGGATTTACCTTTTATGTTTTTAGGATAATTAATTACATCAAAATAGCCTTTAACTTCATTATTTAATGTGTCACCTGTTATTTGTTTTATCTCCTGTGGACTTATGAATTTTAAAAAGCCAGTAGCCGTTGCAAAAAGAATATCGTTATATAAAGCATAAGGGCAAATCCAATCGTTGGGAAGTCCATCTTCTAAGCCTTTATAATGAATTACTTGATTATTATTAGACTTGTTTAATATAAGTTGAAACACTCCTTGGTTTTTTGAACCAATCCAAACGATATGGGCATTTTTTTCTTTTTGAACAACCGCTCCGTATGCATTCACTTTTAAATCGGTCCAATGTTGTATTAGTTTATTACTATTGCAATCGAATAGTTTGGTTCCATTAATTCCTATTGTCAACAGTTGATTTAAATGGTCTAGCAAAACTAAAGAGGTGTATGGTTCTTTAGAGATTTGTTTTGTAATACCCGATAATTCCATTTTCCACAGACCTTGGTCGCTGGCGAACCACATGTTTTTTTTGTTTGATACTATGCTCCAAACAGCGTTTTTAATTTCTTTTATTTCTTTGAATGTTTTTTTATTTGCATTTTCCATTTCAAACAGTCCATCAGTGGTGCCAATAAAAAGATTCCCATTAAATTTATTTATACAATAAACGTTGCCCGTTAGTCCCAATTTTTCGTTTAAATATGAAATATACGATGTATATTGAACTTGACTTATACCCTTTTGTGTTGCCAACCATAAATTTCCGTAATAATCTTGTACTAAGTCGTGAATTTCGTTTGACAATAATCCTTGTGTTGAAGTATAATGAGCAACTACAGATAAATTCGTATCTATAACAATAACACCATTTTTTATTGTAAATAAAGCAATATTGCCATCGGCTAAACGTTGCGCCCCAATTATCATTGCATTTACAAAGAATTCTTTTTGCTGTTTAGATAGTATTGGGACAAAAGTATCTTGTTTCCATTCAAAAAATCCATCTTCCTGTGTAATGATTATTTTTGAATACTTCTTAAATGGCAATATGGCAAATACTCCAATATTGGCAAAAGTTTGTGAATGGGGTATGAACACCATACCCTTTGAACTGATTTGTAATAAACCTTCGTTTCGTTCACGAACAACTATTTTATCATCTACCTTAAATGCAAGATGAAAAGAGGTTTGAGGTTTAATGGGCACTATCGTTTTTTTATCGTAAATATAAATGGCTTCGTCGGTTTGAAAATAAATTTTGTTATTCAATACAAGTATTTTCCAAATAGGGTTGATGAGGTTGATTTTATGTTTTTCAGCAAGCGATTCATATTCCCAAAAACCGTTTTTATTTGCTTTTAAATAACCAAAATCGTTGGTACATCCGACATAGATATTGTCATTTGCAAAAGTTAATGAAGTAACATATGTCCCTGATCTAACTGGAATAAAATTCCATCGGTATCCGTCGAATTGTAAAATACCATAAGCACTTCCAGCATATAAAAATCCGTTTTTGTCAATAGTTACTGAATGAATGTAATTTGAGTATTGAACACCATAATGTTTGGATGTAAAATTTTTAATAGGTTGCTGAATCCATTGAGCCCATGTAAAAATATAGTTAAAAATTAAAAAGAGAAATACAGCAACCTTAATCATTTTATTTCTTTAATTTGAACTCTTTATTCACCCATTTTTCAAGATAATCAGCATCCATAGGTCCATAAAATTGATTTACAAAGTCGTAAATTTCAGCTATTTTTTTTTCGTATGAATCGTTGGCTAATGCATCTAAAATAATCTTAATTTCTGACTTTAATTGCTCTCCGCTTATGAAACTGAGATTAAAAGAAGATAAATATGTGGCTTTGGTATTATCGCCCATTATTTCGTAGTAATAGAGCTTCATTTCACTAACATCGGGATTAGGAATAGGATTGCCATCGATAGTGTATAGTTTATTTTTATCAATTACTAATGTGTCTGATTTAAATGGAAGTTTTTTATTTATTTCTTCGCCTTTATATGTGTATCGAATAAAAAAATAGGCACGATCATTCATTGGGAAAAGTGTTTGGTTAATTTTAATTTCTAACTTATCGATAATAAATAAATGTTTATCAAATAATGAAATAAGCTGATTTTTTGAGTCGATCGATGTATGTAATGCTCCGCGTGATTTGACAGAACTGATCGCGGGTGCAAAAGCAGCTTTAGAAAAAGCATTCGAGGCATTTTGTTCGGTTAATATGATTCTTCCAAATTTAGGATTGATTAGTGCAGCACGAGAGTTTGGAATTAAAAATGCAAAATGGTCGTCGCTACTTACTTCAATTCCACTTTGTAGTTTAATGTTTGCTTTTTTAGCTAAAATTTCGCCATTCACACTAATTACCTTATATGGATTTTGTCCATAAATACTATATTGAATGAATAATAAGATCAAAAATAAACTTATTTTCATGTGTAATTATTTTTTAATTTTTAAATTAAGGTCACATGGAATACGCCATTCGAATAAAGAGCAAGGCTTATTTGTGAGTGATAATTTCATTTTCGGTTGCTGTGAATTTATTCTCAT
The nucleotide sequence above comes from Bacteroidales bacterium. Encoded proteins:
- a CDS encoding SpoIIE family protein phosphatase, translated to MIKVAVFLFLIFNYIFTWAQWIQQPIKNFTSKHYGVQYSNYIHSVTIDKNGFLYAGSAYGILQFDGYRWNFIPVRSGTYVTSLTFANDNIYVGCTNDFGYLKANKNGFWEYESLAEKHKINLINPIWKILVLNNKIYFQTDEAIYIYDKKTIVPIKPQTSFHLAFKVDDKIVVRERNEGLLQISSKGMVFIPHSQTFANIGVFAILPFKKYSKIIITQEDGFFEWKQDTFVPILSKQQKEFFVNAMIIGAQRLADGNIALFTIKNGVIVIDTNLSVVAHYTSTQGLLSNEIHDLVQDYYGNLWLATQKGISQVQYTSYISYLNEKLGLTGNVYCINKFNGNLFIGTTDGLFEMENANKKTFKEIKEIKNAVWSIVSNKKNMWFASDQGLWKMELSGITKQISKEPYTSLVLLDHLNQLLTIGINGTKLFDCNSNKLIQHWTDLKVNAYGAVVQKEKNAHIVWIGSKNQGVFQLILNKSNNNQVIHYKGLEDGLPNDWICPYALYNDILFATATGFLKFISPQEIKQITGDTLNNEVKGYFDVINYPKNIKGKSITAVEARQNDSYIAIENYLYHVNNDSIADNRWFKTIDLGRLNYIMTTDSEIWIGADDGLARIDKLKLNKFNLQKPQFTISSIEISNDSVLGFWSPLNVNNTLTLPFNLNSIKINLSSLYIDNNSTLLYSWRLKGSNDESFSLWNNHSQIALNNLNEGEYTLFIRAKNAQNVLSDEVTLFIKILPPWYRSWWAYLIYFLMAALFIYLIVYFNSQRLIAKNKKLEELVKLRTQEVVKQKEEIEHQKTTIEHILKDLNDSISYAQRIQQALLPSREMIESLFPNSMVLFKPRNIVSGDFYWAASITSPKSKEEIIVITVADCTGHGIPGAFMSMLGISFLNDIVKKKEITIPSEILNILRTYIIEALKQTINLNSQKDGMDIALIAINKTTLQCQFAGANNPLYLVKKIENESSSAHQPFFLSSHQITNSLTHQLIEYKGNKMPVAIYEHMEDFTNHEIQLQQGDMLYLFSDGYADQFGGEHGKKFMYKRFKELILANAHKPMNEQKQAFEETIVQWIGNEEQTDDITVVGIKIN